From the genome of Bactrocera oleae isolate idBacOlea1 chromosome 2, idBacOlea1, whole genome shotgun sequence, one region includes:
- the LOC106617821 gene encoding uncharacterized protein, translating to MKSVILLGGLILTSLLAIECSIADGTSKPFVRSRYSKRWRIATTEANPDNSSTATTEQQKNVGVDSKTGLTTIVNNEGKLEETTVMVSPSMPLRTTTANSKVIEEPTKKLISTTTEHPRHNGPNGLPLDYDYYGNGGENEEDAGHK from the exons ATGAAGTCTGTTATACTACTCGGAGGGCTGATATTAACAAGCCTGCTTGCTATTG AGTGCTCCATTGCTGATGGAACTTCTAAGCCATTTGTGCGCAGCCGTTACAGCAAACGTTGGCGTATTGCAACAACTGAGGCAAATCCCGACAACAGCAGCACAGCCACAACAGAGCAACAGAAGAATGTAGGAGTGGACTCAAAAACCGGGCTAACAACTATTGTGAACAACGAGGGCAAATTGGAAGAAACCACAGTTATGGTTAGTCCGTCCATGCCTTTAAGAACCACAACAGCGAACTCTAAAGTTATAGAGGAACCAACTAAAAAACTTATCAGCACCACAACTGAACACCCAAGACACAATGGTCCAAATGGCTTGCCATTGGACTATGATTACTATGGTAATGGTGGAGAAAATGAGGAAGATGCAGGTCATAAATAA